DNA sequence from the Bacteroidales bacterium genome:
AATTGAGCGATTACAATCTTTGATAAGCACTAATTTATTGAGTTAAAAGACATTCCAAAAAAAGTTCAAGTACCAATTGGGTATTATCACTTTTTGTGTAATGCTTTTATTCTCAAAATCTTAGCACTTCTCTTTGTTTATAACCACTCAAATTAGGTATAAATTATATAATTATCAACTATACTTTGTTTCAAATTTTTAAACAATTAAATTTGTTAAAAATAAATAACGAAATTTATGGAAATAATATTTTTAATTATCGGGCTTTTATTAGGTTTTGTTTTTGCATGGTTAATAATAAAAATAAAATTTAGTAAAAAAAAAAGAGTATCTCTTGAAGAAGCAGATGATCTGAAAAAAAGAATTGAAACATTTATTATTGAAAATAAAGTTGCAGAAGAAAGGTTAAATAATCAATCTGAGGAAATATCAAAAATTAATTCAAAATTAGAAAAGGAAAGGGAAAATAATCTACAATTAAATAAAATAGTATCTGCCAAAGAAGCAAATTATAAAAATCTTGAAGATAAATTAAAAACTCAAAAAGAAGAAATAGAAAATATACAGCAAAAATTCAGCATTGAATTTAAAAATCTTGCAAATGAGATACTCGAAGAAAAAACAAAAAAATTTACTGAACAAAACCGATCTAACCTCGATGAAATATTAAAACCTCTTAATGAAAAAATCAAGGATTTTGAAAAAAAGGTTGAAGATACTTATGAAAAAGGATTAAAAGACCAGACTGATTTAAAAGCTGAATTAAAAAAATTACACGATTTGAATTATAAAATCAGTGAAGAAGCCAGCAACCTGACAAGGGCACTTAAGGGCGATGTGAAAAAACAAGGCAGCTGGGGTGAAATAATTCTTGAAAAAATACTTGAAAATTCAGGATTGAGAAAGGATGTTGAATACAAAATCCAATATAGTACAACAAATGATGAAGGAAAAAGAATACAGCCGGATGTTGTAATTTATCTGCCTGAAAATAAGCACATTATTATTGATTCTAAAGTATCATTAATTGCTTACGAACATTATGTTAATTGTACAAATGAAGAAGATAAAAGTAAATTTATTAAAGAACATTTAATTTCATTAAAAAATCATATTAAACACCTTTCTGAAAAAAATTATTATACATCTCCGGAATTAAATTCACCTGATTATGTTTTGATGTTTGTACCAATTGAAGCATCATTCAGTATTGCAATAACTGAAGATCGTGATATGTTTAATTTTGCATGGAATCATAAAATAGTTATAGTTAGTCCATCAACATTAATTGCAACATTAATGACAGTTTCTTCAATCTGGAAACAGGAAAATCAGACTAAAAATGCTATTGAAATCGCTAAAAAAAGTGGTGATTTACTTGATAAATTTTATGGACTTGTTAATGATCTGCTTGATGTTGGCAATAAGCTTAAATCCACTCAAAAATCATATGAATCATCTATGAATAAATTATCAGAGGGAAAAGGTAACCTGATACGTAAAACAATTGAAATAAAAGAATTAGGAGTAAAAACAAAAAAAACATTACCCGAAAAAATTGTTGAGAGAGCGGAAAATAAGGAATTGCCTGAATGAAAAATTATTAAAATAACAACTTTTTATTTGATTTTATAATAAAAGTACGTATATTTGTACGTATATTAATACTTAATCACGAACGTTATGATTGTAGCAAATTATTCTGAATTAAGGAAAGATTTAAAGATGTATTTGGATAATGTTGAATTCGAAAATGAAACTATAATAATTAAAAGAGGTTCTGGTAATGGGGCTATTTTAATATCATTACAGGAGTACAATTCAATGATAGAAACATTACATCTTATATCATCAAAGAGAAATGAAGAAAGATTAGATTCTGCATTAGATAAAGCTAATAAAGGACAAACCTTTCATAAAAACTTAATTGAAGAATGAAAAAACTATCATTTGTTGATGAATCCTGGGAAGATTATAATTATTGGTTTATTACAAATAAAAAGATATTTAAAAAACTTAATCTTATTATAAAAGAAATAAAAAGGACACCATTCGAAGGTATTGGAAAACCGGAAGCTTTAAAATATAAATATCAAGGGTGTTGGTCACA
Encoded proteins:
- the rmuC gene encoding DNA recombination protein RmuC produces the protein MEIIFLIIGLLLGFVFAWLIIKIKFSKKKRVSLEEADDLKKRIETFIIENKVAEERLNNQSEEISKINSKLEKERENNLQLNKIVSAKEANYKNLEDKLKTQKEEIENIQQKFSIEFKNLANEILEEKTKKFTEQNRSNLDEILKPLNEKIKDFEKKVEDTYEKGLKDQTDLKAELKKLHDLNYKISEEASNLTRALKGDVKKQGSWGEIILEKILENSGLRKDVEYKIQYSTTNDEGKRIQPDVVIYLPENKHIIIDSKVSLIAYEHYVNCTNEEDKSKFIKEHLISLKNHIKHLSEKNYYTSPELNSPDYVLMFVPIEASFSIAITEDRDMFNFAWNHKIVIVSPSTLIATLMTVSSIWKQENQTKNAIEIAKKSGDLLDKFYGLVNDLLDVGNKLKSTQKSYESSMNKLSEGKGNLIRKTIEIKELGVKTKKTLPEKIVERAENKELPE
- a CDS encoding type II toxin-antitoxin system Phd/YefM family antitoxin produces the protein MIVANYSELRKDLKMYLDNVEFENETIIIKRGSGNGAILISLQEYNSMIETLHLISSKRNEERLDSALDKANKGQTFHKNLIEE
- a CDS encoding Txe/YoeB family addiction module toxin, which codes for MKKLSFVDESWEDYNYWFITNKKIFKKLNLIIKEIKRTPFEGIGKPEALKYKYQGCWSQRLDKEHRIVYKVNDDEVIIISCRFHYD